The sequence below is a genomic window from Sorangiineae bacterium MSr12523.
ACTCCAGCCGGACCACGAACGGTACGACCTTGCCTGTCGACGTGACGGTCTTCATCACGTCCGCGGGGTAGGCAGCAAAAGGATCGCTTAGCTTGATGTACCGTTGTGTGAGCGCTGTGCGGTAATACCATTCGTAACGCGTCTGCACACTGCAGTTGGTATCCAGCGGCGCGCCCAAGCCCGCGGCTTCGGTTTGGCAAATGAAGGGCGTCTGATGGGGCCCCGAGAGGACCGGGCCCGTGACGGGATGGTTCTTCACCGTGAGTGCGGCGCGTCGTACGCCGGCCGGTCCACGGGCCGTGGCGACCAATTGGGTGTCGCCGAGCTCCAAACCCGTCACCAGGCCGCGCGCCTCGCCGCGTCCCATGTGCGCGAAGGCCGCCGTGACATCCGTTCCGTTTCGCGTGACCGTGACCTCATCGGCGTCGTCAAGACCGCGAAGTCCCACGAGAACATCCCCGCCGGTCACCGTCTCGGGCAAGGTGGACAAGGTGACGAGTTCGAATTCGCCCGCGCCGAGCGGCGGTGTTTTCCTCGTGTGGTAATCCGCTTCGACCCGATATTCGGTGATGGTGGCGCTCTTGGACGCATCTCCGTTTGGAGCGTCCGCTTTCGACACACCGCTCGAGGACGATGACGGTTCTGCCGAACATTGGGTTAGCGAGGCGCTGCAAAGCGCGAGCAGGCAGAAATCGACGCGGAATCGAATCATGCTTCACCCCTGGCAACCCAGATGGCCGCCGCGCTCGGTATTTTTCTTAAAAGATTACCGGTGCGGTACTTTTCGGGCTGCGGATGAAATGTCCGCTCGAGCTCAGATGCTCCGCTTGATCGCGTCCTTGATCTTCCGAATCTGTGCCTCGTCCCGTTTGTAGAACGTCCACTGCTTGATGCGCTTGGCGCGTACGAGCCCTGCGCGCGAGAGCACCTTGAGGTGCTCGCTCACGGTGGCGGGTGTGACGCGGAGCTTTTCGGCGATGAAGATGCCGCAGACCCCATCCTTGACGAGATCGCCATCGACCTGCGGAGGAAAATGGGCCTCCGGATCTTTGAGCCATTCGAGGATTTGTAGCCTGCGTTCGTTGGCCAGGGCCCGGATTGCGACGACGATGGACACGTTGACAATTTGCCAAATGCCAAATTAGTGTCAAGCCCATCTCCATGACCGAAGAACTGCAGGGGGCACGTATCACCCAGGTTGAAAAACTCATCCGGCCGCATGTGCGCACGACGCCGATCGTGCGGCTCGACGGGGCCGATTTCGGCTTGCCCTCGTTTCCGCTGACCCTCAAGTTGGAGCTGCTTCAGCACGCCGGCTCGTTCAAGACGCGCGGCGCGTTCACCAATTTGCTCACGCGCAAGGTCCCCTCCGTCGGGGTGGCCGCCGCATCGGGCGGCAACCATGGCGCCGCGGTGGCGTATGCGGCGCACAAGCTGGGCATCCCCGCGAAAATCTTCGTGCCCAGCATTTCCTCGCCCGCCAAAGTGCAGCGCATTCGCGACTACGGGGCGGATCTCGTGGTGGGCGGCGATCGCTACGCCGATGCCTTGGCGGCCTGCGAAGCGTACATTGCGCAATCGGGCGCGCTGTCCGTGCACGCGTTCGATCAGGTCGAGACGCTGCTGGGGCAGGCCACGTTGGGCCTCGAGCTCCAGGAGCAAGCGCCCGACGTGAACACGGTGCTTTCGGGCGTCGGGGGCGGTGGGCTCCTCGGCGGCATTCTCGCGTGGTATGCGGGGCGCGTGAAGGTCGTCGGTGTCGAGCCGGATGGCGCACCGACGCTGGCGAAGGCGCTGGAGGCGGGAAAGCCGGTGGACGCGGAAATGGGCAGCATCGCGGCCGATTCGCTGGCCCCGCGGCGCGTGGGCGAGTTGATGTTTCCGCTCGCGCGCAAGTACGGCAGCGGCGTGCGTCTGGTGACGGACGACGAAATACGGCAGGCGCAGCGTGCCCTGTGGAAGGTGCTCCGCATCGTCGCCGAGCCGGGCGGTGCGACGGCGTTCGGGGCGATTCTGTCGGGCCGCTATCAGCCCGAGCCGGGAGAGCATGTGGCCGTCGTCGTCAGCGGCGGTAATACGACGGCGGTGGATTTCGATCGATAGGCAAGGAGACGAGCAATGGCTGGCAAAATCGAAACGCGATTGAAGGAGCTTGGCATCGAACTTCCCGCGGCCACGGCGCCGGTGGCGAATTTCGTTCCCTGCGTCCAAACCGGGAATCTGCTTTACGTGTCGGGCCAAGTGACGGCATTCAACGGGGAAATCCGGCACGTCGGCAAGGTGGGCGGGACCATCTCGCTCGAGGAGGCGGTGCAGGCGGCGCGGCTTTGCGCGCTCAATGTTCTCTCGCAAGCCCGCGCCTTCTTGGGCGATCTGGATCGCGTCACGCGCGTCGTCCAGGTGCAGGGCTTCGTGAATGCGGAGCCGGATTACCGGGATCACCCGAAGGTGGTCAACGGCGCGTCCGACGTGTTCGTCGAGGTGTTCGGCGATGCAGGCAAGCACGCGCGCTTCGCCGTGGGCGTGGGATCGCTGCCGCTCGGCGTCTCCGTCGAGGTAGCGGCCGTTCTCGAGGTGAAATAGGGCGGATCGAAGGCCCGTTCGTCAGCGCGGACGGGCCGTCCGTCGTCCCCGGTGCGCTATCCGCACCTGTACCAGGGATCGCAGTGGCCCCCGCAGCAGTCGGACCAGCAGCAGCTCCGACAGAACTCGCAGTTTGGGCCGCGGCATTCGTTCCAACAGGCCGCGGGTTTGGCCGGGGCGGCAGGGGAGACGTCCGACGGGGCGGAGCTCGGGCTCTGCTCCGTGCCATCGAGGGGGGCGGCGTCCTCCTCGGTTGCGCTGCAGCCTGCCACGACGCCCAAAATGAGAACGACATAACATACGGCCCACGAGCCGATTCGTTTTCGATGCATGGCCTTCCTCCGTAGTGGAAATCCATTTCAAGGCGCTACGTCTGCAAAAGCAGATTCGACCGCGAATAACAATTCGTGTGCCGAGGGAGTGGGGATTTCGAAATATCGAATTTAGGCGCAATCGACGAGGCGACTTCCCGTTGCTGTATCCACGTCAAGCGGCGATTCTGGTACACGGCCGCGGGAAATGGGCCTCATCGCATGTACCAATTGGCGCGGTACACGCGCGGTACATTCAGGACGCTCGAGCTGTCAGGCAGACGTCGCGCTCATTTCCCGCGGCGCATGGTTTCTCGCCAACTCGCGGTGAACTTCAGCAGAAGGCGCCCGAATTGTTCGCGCTCGCGATCGGACCAGTCTTCCATCGCACGCGCGAACTGGGCCTGCCGAAAGCGATGCATCGTGTCTTCGAATTGGTGCCCCGATTCGGTGAGCCGTAGCGTGATGCGCCGGCCATCGGATTGGGAGGCCACGCGTTCCACGTAGCCGGCGTCGATGGCGGTCGCGACCATGCGGCTCGCCCGCGAAGGATCGACGCCGAGCCGCTCGGCCACGAGGCCCACGGTGATCTCACCATCGGGCTCGTCCGCGCCTTCCTGGACCACATCGAGCACCGCCATGGTGCCGAGGTCGACGTCGAGCCCCAGCTCGCGGACGGCAAGCTTTCCCAAGGTGCGATTGGCCATGCTGCGGCGAAGCCGGACCATGCCGCGCTCGACGTCGGCCAGCGCCGGATCGCTCTTCTTCGAAACAGGACGGCTCATGGACGCCGCCAAGCTACCAGGGTGCGCCCCTTGAAATTGAGTGACTTATGCATATGATTGATAAAGTCACACGATTGCTGAAGGCACTCTTTACCGGAGACACCCCATGACCGCTGCAGCGTTCGAAGAGATTTACCGCAAGGATCAACGTGCACCCTGGGATCAGGACGGCCCCACCCCCTTCGTCGTCGAGCTCGAACGCGAGGGCTACATCCGCGGCGCCGTGCTCGATGCCGGCTGCGGCACCGGCGAAAATGCGCTGTATCTGGCCAGTCGAGGCCACGAGGTGTTCGCGCTCGATGGGGCACCCACCGCCATCGAGCGGGCGCGCGAGAAGGCGCGCACCCGCGGCATCGACGTGCCCTTCCAGCTCGCCGACGCGCGCGATCTCGCCGGGTACACCGACCGATTCGACACGGTCATCGACATCGGGCTTTTTCACGTCTTCGACGAAGAGGAGGATCGCCTTCGCTACGCCGCCTCACTCCAGCGCGCTTGCAGACCTGGCGCCTTGGTGCATCTGCTTTGCTTCAACGCCAACAACGACTTCGACGCCACCATCCCGCGCCCGCGCGGCTGCGGCACGCACCCCGTGGACGAGGCCGAGCTGCGCCGTGCCTTTGGCGCCGGATGGACATGGGAGTCCTTTACGGAGGTGACCGGCAGGTCTGCCGCTCCAGGAGGCGGCGCGAGGCGCTTCTGGCTCCTGCGCGTGCGAAAGGCCTCTGGCGTTTGAATCTACCGGTCTCGCGTCGCCCTCTCGTGAGAAGCGGACGAGGGCGCCGGCCCCGCCGGGGATGTTTCGCTGCCGCTGCTTGTCAGGATCGCCCCCCCGGAACTGGGACAAACCATCGAATGTTGCGCTAATTTCTACGAAAATCGCCTAGAGTTTGCCGGCGCATGCCCCGGCATACCGAAGATGAGCCCCAGCTCGATGGCGAAAGTCGCGCGACCGGCGATGGGCTGGTCGTCAAAGTGCGACGCATCCACCGCCGCGACTTGAACCGCGTTTGGGAGTTCCTCAAGCTCTGCTTTCGCGATGTGAACCGCGAGACCGTGGAGTACCAGCGGCCGCGCTCGAAGAAGCGCTTCCTCGAGGTGTACGAGGAAGAAGGGGTGGAGCAGCTTCTCTTCGAAGTGTCCACGGACGATGGCGACGTCGTCGTCGGCTACACCGAGTGCACCTTCGAGATCCTCGGCGAGGACAACTGGATGAACGAGCGCTATTTCGCCAACCGCGACATGCGCCCGCTGTTCATCGAGGAGCTGGCCGTGCACCCGAATTACCAGGGGCAGGGCATCGGCGCCTTCCTCATGGAGCAGCTCGAGCACCTGGCGAAGATCCGCGGCTGCACGCACCTGGTGCTCGAGGTGGCGGAGAACAACGAATCGGCGCTGCACTTTTACCGCGCGCGCAGCTTCTACAAGCTCGATGCGGCCATCTTCATGGCCAAGCGCATCGTGGTGGGCTCGGAGCTGTTGCCGCCGCGCAAGCTGAAAAAAGGGCGCGCACCGCGCAAGGCTCCCGCCAAGGGCAGCAGCTGATTCAGCCGTCCTCGAGCCACGCGAGGGCCTCGCGCATCGTTTCCATCCGCAATGGGTCGGCGGCGGGCACGTACGTGTGGCCCACGGGCCCGAGATCGACGAAGCGCGCCGGGTATCCATCTTGGACGAGGGCTTCCGCGGCGCGTTCCAGCGGCCGGCGCATCATGTCGTATCGGCCGGAGGCAAAGACGGCGCGGCGCACGCCGGCGGCGCGAAGCGCGTCGGCCGTGGGCTGCACGTCGGCGCCGATGAACATGACGCCGCGGTAGCGCGAGTCTTTTCGAGCAATGAGGTTTCGCGCGAGGTAGGCACCTTGGGAAAATCCAATGAGCACGCGCCCGCGCGTCACGTCGACGGCGTCGCCGTAGGTGGCCACCAGCTCGCGTTCGGCATCGTCGATCACGGCCGCGCGCTCGGCGGTGGAGCCGCTCCAAATGGCTCCTCCGCTGGGGCACGGCGTTGTGGCGCTCGGGCAGAGCAACCACGACGATGGCGCGACGCCCTCGCGAAAATAGCCGCAGCCGTGCGAGGGATCGCCGCACATGCCGTGTAGATAAATGGTCACCGGGCGTGCGCCGGGTGAATCCATTTTCGATTCGGGCGAATACGCGTAAATGGGAAATCGTCCCGCGCGCAGCGCGAGCCGGCTTTCGCTGCCGCGGGCATTCGTATCCAATGCGCAAAAGGTGGCCAGCACCGCAGCGCAAATGGCGATCGGTCGAACCATGTCGTCGCTCCTCTGCGAGGTACATCGCGGAGGAATGCGATTTCGTGACGCGCGCTAATGGGTATTCGAACCGAGCTTACGGCCCGCTCCCGCCCGTCGGCTTGCGCGGCGCTCGCCGGGGCGGTGCGGTGCTCGATGGAATGGGCGCAAACGAATCCAAGCCGTGCCCCGAACTGCTCGTCTCGGGCAGCTGCAATTGCGGCGTGGGCCGCAAGGCCTCCGCCGCGGCCGCGCGTGCGCTCTTCACATCGGCATCGTCCTCGAGCTCGGGCACCACGGACACGGCGCGATCGAGCTTCTCGATGCACTCCTTCCACTTGCCCTCGTCGCAAAGCACCAGCGCTTCGTTGCGCTCTCGAATCGCGAGCTCGCGCGGCGTTGGCGCAATCTGCGGTGTCGGCGCGGGATCCCTGGCAATCGGCGCATCCGGCTTTCGAGGCCGGTCGCGCAAAATCCAAATAGCGACCACGATTCCAATGACACCCAATGCCGCCAAAGCCGCCACCTGCGCAGCCCAGCGATCGCGAAAGTGCCTCCGCAGGCGACTCACCCGCTGACGAACGCGCGCCGGCGGAATTTTCTCGCCCTCGGCGATGGACTCCAGCTTTTCACCTTCGCCTTCGCGCAAGAGCCATTGAAACGTTCGTTGCGCATCCTGGCCGTGGGGCAGCTCGCGCATGGCCCATCGCAGCAGATCGTTTACGTCCTCCATCGCAGGCGCAGATTCCAGCGCGGCCGCCTCCGGCGCGTCGAGCACCTCGCGCCGTGCACGTCGATGGTAATCTGCGATTTTGTTCCGTGTGATCCCGTAGATCCATTTGCGCAGCGTCTCGGGATCTTCCGGCCG
It includes:
- a CDS encoding threonine/serine dehydratase → MTEELQGARITQVEKLIRPHVRTTPIVRLDGADFGLPSFPLTLKLELLQHAGSFKTRGAFTNLLTRKVPSVGVAAASGGNHGAAVAYAAHKLGIPAKIFVPSISSPAKVQRIRDYGADLVVGGDRYADALAACEAYIAQSGALSVHAFDQVETLLGQATLGLELQEQAPDVNTVLSGVGGGGLLGGILAWYAGRVKVVGVEPDGAPTLAKALEAGKPVDAEMGSIAADSLAPRRVGELMFPLARKYGSGVRLVTDDEIRQAQRALWKVLRIVAEPGGATAFGAILSGRYQPEPGEHVAVVVSGGNTTAVDFDR
- a CDS encoding MarR family winged helix-turn-helix transcriptional regulator, which gives rise to MSRPVSKKSDPALADVERGMVRLRRSMANRTLGKLAVRELGLDVDLGTMAVLDVVQEGADEPDGEITVGLVAERLGVDPSRASRMVATAIDAGYVERVASQSDGRRITLRLTESGHQFEDTMHRFRQAQFARAMEDWSDREREQFGRLLLKFTASWRETMRRGK
- a CDS encoding RidA family protein produces the protein MAGKIETRLKELGIELPAATAPVANFVPCVQTGNLLYVSGQVTAFNGEIRHVGKVGGTISLEEAVQAARLCALNVLSQARAFLGDLDRVTRVVQVQGFVNAEPDYRDHPKVVNGASDVFVEVFGDAGKHARFAVGVGSLPLGVSVEVAAVLEVK
- a CDS encoding sigma-70 family RNA polymerase sigma factor, which produces MSVADWSSSTFREALVALVRRRVPEKDAEDVVQATLAEVMAAAHRPEDPETLRKWIYGITRNKIADYHRRARREVLDAPEAAALESAPAMEDVNDLLRWAMRELPHGQDAQRTFQWLLREGEGEKLESIAEGEKIPPARVRQRVSRLRRHFRDRWAAQVAALAALGVIGIVVAIWILRDRPRKPDAPIARDPAPTPQIAPTPRELAIRERNEALVLCDEGKWKECIEKLDRAVSVVPELEDDADVKSARAAAAEALRPTPQLQLPETSSSGHGLDSFAPIPSSTAPPRRAPRKPTGGSGP
- a CDS encoding class I SAM-dependent methyltransferase, which codes for MTAAAFEEIYRKDQRAPWDQDGPTPFVVELEREGYIRGAVLDAGCGTGENALYLASRGHEVFALDGAPTAIERAREKARTRGIDVPFQLADARDLAGYTDRFDTVIDIGLFHVFDEEEDRLRYAASLQRACRPGALVHLLCFNANNDFDATIPRPRGCGTHPVDEAELRRAFGAGWTWESFTEVTGRSAAPGGGARRFWLLRVRKASGV
- a CDS encoding helix-turn-helix domain-containing protein encodes the protein MSIVVAIRALANERRLQILEWLKDPEAHFPPQVDGDLVKDGVCGIFIAEKLRVTPATVSEHLKVLSRAGLVRAKRIKQWTFYKRDEAQIRKIKDAIKRSI
- a CDS encoding GNAT family N-acetyltransferase — its product is MPRHTEDEPQLDGESRATGDGLVVKVRRIHRRDLNRVWEFLKLCFRDVNRETVEYQRPRSKKRFLEVYEEEGVEQLLFEVSTDDGDVVVGYTECTFEILGEDNWMNERYFANRDMRPLFIEELAVHPNYQGQGIGAFLMEQLEHLAKIRGCTHLVLEVAENNESALHFYRARSFYKLDAAIFMAKRIVVGSELLPPRKLKKGRAPRKAPAKGSS